The proteins below are encoded in one region of Streptomyces marianii:
- a CDS encoding GNAT family N-acetyltransferase: protein MTAERFQDEYKIFMLREEDGRCAVALGGTIVSSPSAGLDWFNPPLVLSGGVTRDGLAAGQPYAWTRRQAASAYPCLLLVYPHFASFPVGNRREDPASLRRFLTEVTAWAQVEGARSIALLFLHPVASHLMTELSSAGFAVVPLVERCDLDVTWKDFDGYLESLPKRRRGEVRRELRLLESRGITLSSRHPSGDESDLVALRCQLVEKYRGSCDPAHERSTFEQLRELVAADDITIFTATKDGRLLNFGLFVRDGDEWVAFLTGADYQSGQEGLGYFANLFYRPAALAPSLGIRTILYGPSARDAKRRRGCRVTPLFAAGKILS, encoded by the coding sequence TTGACGGCCGAAAGATTCCAGGACGAGTACAAGATCTTCATGCTGAGAGAGGAGGACGGGCGTTGCGCCGTAGCACTCGGCGGCACGATCGTCTCCTCTCCTTCGGCGGGATTGGACTGGTTCAACCCGCCGCTCGTCCTGTCCGGAGGGGTGACGCGGGACGGGCTCGCCGCTGGGCAGCCCTACGCCTGGACCCGGAGGCAGGCCGCCTCCGCCTACCCGTGTCTGCTCCTGGTGTATCCGCACTTCGCGAGTTTCCCGGTCGGAAACCGCCGCGAGGACCCGGCGTCCCTGCGTCGGTTCCTCACCGAGGTCACCGCCTGGGCGCAGGTCGAGGGCGCCCGGTCCATAGCGCTGCTGTTTCTGCATCCCGTGGCATCACACCTGATGACCGAGCTGAGTTCAGCCGGCTTCGCCGTCGTTCCCCTGGTCGAGCGCTGTGACCTCGATGTCACCTGGAAGGACTTCGACGGCTACCTTGAAAGCCTCCCGAAGAGACGGCGCGGCGAGGTCCGCCGCGAACTGCGGCTGCTCGAGAGCCGAGGGATAACGCTGTCCTCCCGGCACCCCTCCGGTGACGAGTCCGACCTCGTCGCCCTGCGCTGCCAGTTGGTGGAGAAGTACCGAGGCAGCTGCGATCCGGCACACGAACGCAGCACGTTCGAGCAGCTGAGGGAACTCGTGGCAGCCGACGACATCACCATCTTCACCGCGACCAAGGACGGGCGTCTTCTCAACTTCGGCCTCTTCGTACGGGACGGGGACGAATGGGTGGCGTTCCTCACCGGGGCCGACTACCAGTCAGGGCAGGAAGGACTGGGCTACTTCGCCAACCTTTTCTACCGGCCCGCAGCGCTGGCTCCCTCGCTCGGCATCAGAACGATCCTCTACGGCCCCAGCGCACGCGACGCCAAGCGCCGCCGGGGGTGCCGAGTCACCCCGCTGTTCGCCGCGGGGAAGATCCTTTCCTGA
- a CDS encoding iron-containing redox enzyme family protein: MIHTDRRANGNARCAPGGLLRDLRRLDRCSPQELSQVTRDYTFRAGLAEECRSLTARGYEDGDHEALAEVHAALAFIRDHDFSPVTVDEADLERQPILRDVAALLEGAVLDHELSRIPESAVTGYPGSGPEYVRWLKAMVSDHPAGWHPLYHEYLPESGEWEDLRLLLAQETSLDPRFDDILALMQVGRQGGEKLEIAANYWDEMGNGDPSMVHTSLFGRALEAVGADAAYVRETLMPEAVVAGNVSACLALSRRHYYKAVGYFGVTEYLAPRRFRRVVDTWRRHDLDEVGIVYHDLHIGVDAGHAAGWFRNVVGPLVSGDPRTGREIALGAMIRLNTSRDYLDALLDRMRSRPRREAAAVAAT, from the coding sequence GTGATACACACCGACCGACGTGCGAACGGCAACGCCCGCTGCGCCCCCGGCGGGCTCCTCAGGGACCTGCGGCGACTTGACCGATGCTCCCCGCAGGAGTTGTCCCAGGTCACCCGGGACTACACCTTCCGTGCCGGACTGGCCGAGGAGTGCAGGTCGTTGACGGCCCGCGGCTACGAGGACGGGGACCACGAGGCACTGGCCGAGGTGCACGCCGCGCTCGCGTTCATCCGCGACCACGACTTCTCCCCAGTCACCGTGGACGAGGCCGACCTGGAGCGCCAACCCATCCTTCGGGACGTCGCCGCCCTGCTCGAAGGGGCCGTACTCGACCACGAACTGTCCCGGATACCCGAGAGCGCTGTCACCGGCTACCCCGGCTCGGGCCCGGAGTACGTGCGCTGGCTCAAGGCGATGGTCAGCGACCACCCGGCCGGTTGGCACCCGCTGTACCACGAGTACCTCCCCGAGTCGGGCGAGTGGGAGGACCTGCGTCTGCTGCTGGCGCAGGAGACCAGTCTCGACCCGCGATTCGACGACATCCTGGCCCTCATGCAGGTGGGCAGGCAGGGCGGGGAGAAGCTGGAGATCGCCGCCAACTACTGGGACGAGATGGGCAACGGCGACCCGTCCATGGTGCACACCTCCCTGTTCGGCCGGGCCCTGGAGGCCGTCGGGGCCGATGCCGCCTACGTGCGCGAGACCCTGATGCCGGAAGCGGTCGTCGCCGGAAACGTCTCCGCATGCCTGGCGCTCTCCCGCCGGCACTACTACAAGGCCGTCGGCTACTTCGGCGTCACCGAGTACCTCGCCCCGCGGCGCTTCCGGCGCGTCGTCGACACCTGGCGGCGCCACGACCTGGACGAGGTCGGCATCGTCTACCACGACCTCCACATCGGCGTGGACGCAGGCCACGCGGCGGGCTGGTTCAGGAACGTGGTCGGCCCGCTGGTCTCCGGTGACCCGCGGACCGGGCGCGAGATCGCGCTCGGCGCGATGATCCGGCTCAACACCTCGCGGGACTACCTCGACGCGCTCCTGGACCGCATGCGGTCCCGCCCGCGCCGGGAGGCGGCCGCCGTCGCCGCGACCTGA